From a region of the Paenibacillus sp. FSL R10-2734 genome:
- a CDS encoding histidine kinase: MKRKLMSREGPLRINWKNSLRTRQLTILILFLFVSALFSVFLYYNAIKVAKQSINDKMNSQADFYIDSIDQQVLNIENMMYDLFSSRKLAFLVNPNSTLTDYERRDAILSEQERLISLKNSSLLVKSATLYLPKANLKISNDIVESMTIDDLLFIEKHYSLVNQIMNYEDNKLFMVSTGSPYEKDFKMTEAFFYVELNRDKIIDTLAKFNTIENSGSFLYQQNKDIYIESTKGENFGKDVMQYINENSGHSEAQTLSVDVHNQKFLTVIRKSDYFGMFVQYNPEKEVLRDLQIYKWLVSIYIVLMIFLSISMSAYTEKNIHKPLSKLLRAFSRVEQGDFNSELKLTSNKGNEFSYLYDAFNHMTQEIRNLIEEVYIQKNLTQKAELKQLQSQINPHFLYNSFFSLSRKIKRGDLEIAEEFARHLGVYFRFLNKNNSDDVPLSKEVEHARSYTSIQQTRFYDRIQIQFEKLPEQYNDLLVPRLILQPIIENAFEHALENMEEDGLLNITFVVNEPFLEIHIEDNGQDTDALTPEELNARLENNDSGEVTGILNIHKRLKIYFGERSGLVVRKSSLGGVEVIIKLLQKDHE, from the coding sequence ATGAAGAGAAAATTGATGTCAAGGGAAGGTCCGCTCAGGATTAACTGGAAAAATTCATTGCGTACTAGACAACTGACTATACTAATTCTTTTTCTATTTGTAAGTGCACTATTTTCAGTTTTTCTATACTACAATGCGATAAAAGTTGCTAAACAGTCTATTAATGACAAAATGAATTCCCAAGCAGACTTTTATATCGATTCCATTGATCAGCAGGTGTTGAATATAGAGAACATGATGTACGATCTGTTCTCATCTCGCAAGCTTGCGTTTCTTGTGAATCCCAACAGTACACTTACTGATTATGAACGAAGAGATGCTATTCTATCGGAGCAGGAACGTCTAATCTCTCTGAAGAACAGTAGTCTCCTGGTAAAATCGGCCACTCTCTACTTACCAAAGGCGAATCTAAAAATCTCCAATGACATTGTTGAAAGCATGACGATTGATGATTTGTTATTTATCGAGAAGCACTATTCTTTGGTAAACCAGATTATGAATTATGAGGACAATAAGCTTTTTATGGTATCGACTGGATCTCCTTATGAGAAGGATTTCAAAATGACTGAAGCATTCTTTTATGTTGAATTGAATCGGGATAAGATCATCGACACGCTGGCTAAATTTAATACCATCGAAAATAGTGGTTCATTTCTCTACCAGCAAAATAAGGACATATATATCGAGAGTACCAAAGGTGAAAACTTTGGTAAAGATGTTATGCAATATATCAATGAGAATTCAGGTCACTCTGAAGCTCAAACATTATCAGTTGATGTGCATAATCAAAAATTCCTAACCGTTATTAGAAAATCAGATTACTTTGGGATGTTTGTGCAGTATAACCCCGAAAAAGAAGTGTTGAGAGATCTACAAATCTATAAATGGCTTGTTTCTATATACATCGTCTTAATGATCTTTCTATCTATTTCTATGTCTGCATATACTGAAAAAAATATTCACAAGCCCTTAAGCAAGCTGCTTAGAGCTTTCTCTAGGGTCGAACAAGGTGACTTCAACAGTGAGCTTAAATTGACTTCCAATAAAGGAAATGAATTCAGCTATCTCTACGACGCATTTAATCACATGACCCAAGAAATCAGAAATTTAATTGAGGAAGTATATATTCAGAAGAATCTGACACAAAAAGCTGAGCTTAAACAGCTACAATCCCAAATCAATCCACACTTTTTATACAACAGCTTCTTCTCTCTTAGCAGGAAAATAAAAAGAGGAGATCTCGAAATTGCAGAAGAGTTCGCTCGCCATCTCGGAGTTTATTTCCGCTTTTTAAACAAAAATAATTCCGATGACGTACCACTGTCCAAAGAGGTAGAACATGCCCGAAGCTATACCAGTATTCAGCAAACACGATTCTATGACCGGATTCAGATTCAATTTGAGAAACTCCCTGAACAATATAATGATTTACTTGTCCCTCGTCTGATTTTGCAGCCGATCATCGAAAATGCTTTTGAACATGCCTTAGAAAATATGGAGGAGGATGGATTATTAAACATAACTTTTGTGGTAAATGAGCCTTTTCTTGAAATTCATATTGAGGATAATGGTCAGGATACTGATGCTCTGACGCCTGAGGAACTTAATGCTAGACTGGAGAACAATGATTCTGGGGAAGTAACTGGTATTCTAAATATTCATAAGCGTTTAAAAATTTACTTTGGAGAGAGGTCTGGATTAGTGGTGAGGAAAAGCTCTCTTGGTGGTGTCGAAGTGATTATAAAGCTACTCCAAAAAGATCATGAATGA
- a CDS encoding glycosyl hydrolase: MNIEKLKGLFTHPPMEYRSVPFWSWNDDLTQEELNHQVEGFKEQGMGGFMMHVREGLETPYLGEEFFDRIRETVQTAKKEGMYAWLYDEDRYSSGMGGGAVPRLGGDEVRAKALTLEKTMEFIPDDKIVAVYEVMLLDNQLSEFVLIDHAALLEGAVPQQGYSFLIFRREIAAASEWCHGDTYTDNLNPESIRLFLQSTHELYKKEIGEEFGKTVPGIFTDEPTFGGYGENSASTLVWLSWSDVFPVYFQKKNGYSIWEALPLLMYTGEGMYKARFDYWLTVTELFCESYTQQISNWCRENGLQFTGHFHSEASLTGATKTTGAVMPHYRYLDVPGIDTLGEQTDENLTIKQVSSVARQFGRKRVITETYGVTGWDFTFEGRRWLGDWQFVQGVNFLTHHLALYSLKGCRKRDYPPSFNYNNNWWEYNHILEDYYARLSAVLSQGEVVRDILVLNPVSSIWSMLGPGSGSDDHGSRRKLSDYEGEYARFINLLLASHYDYDLGDELIIRDSGAIRDGKFVVNLAAYTVVVLPPMNNIFGTTAELLREFLDSGGKVIAAGELPFLVDGLPSNLMEKLSDHEGFVQAGTLDAVPDWLENILPREVSIRNENYREAESFLYMLRDLEDSRILFVVNNDRQKGARVEISLRGSGRLEVWDMLTGTSEEVETVEKDGMTYFVDSFGPADSKLYVLNSLPQEEAPSELKQFHEMPQQIITALGPVSKFSRTAPNVLTLDRCSYSIGSSLLSETMDVWQAQQQVREVLGMRQVFSNGGIQRHMWVHSPHANDGAYVSFEFNVEVVDVPEGNVYLAIEQANRFTVTLNGSVVNNSAEGWFLDRSIDKLLLPRLKLGHNTLTISCSYMNDMEVEDCYLIGDFGVSVDRRIVKENETLRFGDWCLQGYLHYCGSIVYHLEYNHVIHQEENEAVLLELGEYNAVTVDVRINGQHAGHIPWSAVKRLDVSKLLVPGLNKIDIEVVGSPRNMLGPLHQAGTQYNWKEWWDYRRTGQEYTPEYVVTPYGLNGQVHIYRQKKG, from the coding sequence ATGAATATAGAGAAGTTAAAAGGACTATTTACTCATCCTCCGATGGAGTATAGGTCAGTTCCGTTCTGGTCCTGGAATGACGATCTTACGCAGGAGGAGTTAAACCATCAGGTAGAGGGATTTAAGGAACAGGGTATGGGCGGCTTTATGATGCATGTACGGGAAGGATTGGAAACGCCTTATCTAGGAGAAGAATTTTTTGATCGTATTCGGGAGACCGTGCAGACTGCGAAGAAGGAAGGAATGTACGCCTGGCTTTACGATGAAGACAGGTATTCCTCAGGTATGGGCGGCGGAGCTGTGCCAAGGCTTGGTGGTGATGAGGTTCGCGCCAAAGCGCTTACTTTAGAAAAGACAATGGAATTTATTCCAGACGACAAGATAGTCGCCGTATATGAAGTTATGCTACTGGACAATCAACTCTCAGAGTTTGTTTTAATAGATCATGCTGCTCTATTAGAAGGGGCAGTACCTCAGCAGGGCTACAGTTTTCTTATATTCAGAAGGGAGATCGCTGCTGCAAGTGAATGGTGCCACGGGGACACTTATACAGACAACCTGAATCCAGAGTCGATTCGTCTCTTTTTGCAAAGTACTCATGAACTTTATAAAAAAGAGATTGGAGAAGAATTTGGCAAGACAGTTCCAGGAATATTTACAGATGAACCGACATTTGGCGGATATGGAGAGAACAGTGCATCTACACTTGTATGGTTAAGTTGGTCAGATGTTTTTCCGGTATATTTTCAAAAGAAAAATGGCTACTCGATCTGGGAGGCACTCCCGCTGTTGATGTACACAGGTGAAGGGATGTACAAGGCTCGCTTTGATTATTGGTTAACGGTTACTGAATTGTTCTGTGAATCCTATACACAGCAAATCAGTAATTGGTGCCGGGAGAATGGCCTTCAATTTACGGGGCATTTTCATTCCGAAGCTAGCCTTACTGGTGCGACAAAAACAACGGGAGCCGTCATGCCGCATTATCGATACCTGGATGTTCCAGGTATTGACACGCTTGGAGAGCAAACCGATGAAAATCTGACGATTAAACAAGTATCCAGCGTTGCCCGGCAGTTTGGCAGAAAACGTGTTATTACAGAAACTTACGGGGTAACCGGTTGGGACTTTACTTTTGAAGGTCGAAGATGGCTTGGGGACTGGCAGTTTGTGCAGGGCGTCAATTTTCTGACGCATCATCTTGCGTTATATTCACTTAAGGGTTGCCGGAAGAGAGATTATCCGCCGTCCTTTAATTACAATAACAACTGGTGGGAGTATAACCATATTCTCGAAGATTATTACGCCCGTCTCTCAGCAGTACTGAGCCAAGGGGAGGTTGTACGCGACATTCTAGTATTGAATCCGGTATCCTCTATTTGGTCGATGCTAGGTCCAGGATCTGGAAGTGACGATCATGGAAGCAGACGCAAGCTCAGTGATTATGAAGGGGAATATGCGAGATTTATCAACCTTCTTCTAGCTTCACATTATGATTACGATCTGGGCGATGAATTGATTATTCGCGACAGCGGCGCAATAAGAGACGGGAAGTTTGTTGTTAACCTTGCTGCCTATACCGTCGTAGTGCTGCCTCCGATGAATAACATTTTTGGTACGACAGCTGAATTGTTGCGGGAATTTCTGGATTCCGGAGGGAAGGTCATCGCTGCCGGGGAGTTACCATTTCTCGTAGATGGGTTGCCATCTAATCTTATGGAGAAGTTGAGCGACCATGAAGGCTTCGTGCAAGCGGGAACTCTGGATGCAGTGCCGGATTGGCTAGAGAACATACTCCCTCGTGAAGTAAGTATCCGAAACGAAAACTACCGTGAGGCGGAATCATTCCTCTATATGTTGAGGGATCTAGAAGACAGCCGAATCCTCTTTGTAGTAAATAACGATCGACAAAAGGGAGCGCGTGTGGAAATATCATTGCGAGGAAGTGGACGTCTCGAGGTTTGGGATATGTTAACCGGAACTTCAGAAGAAGTGGAGACTGTCGAAAAGGATGGGATGACTTATTTTGTTGATTCCTTTGGACCAGCTGATTCCAAGCTGTATGTGTTGAACTCGCTTCCGCAAGAAGAGGCACCTTCTGAGCTCAAGCAGTTCCATGAAATGCCACAGCAAATTATTACGGCACTTGGTCCGGTCAGTAAATTCAGCAGAACAGCACCCAATGTGTTAACGCTGGATCGGTGTAGCTACTCCATTGGGAGCAGTCTCTTATCTGAAACTATGGATGTGTGGCAAGCGCAGCAGCAGGTACGTGAAGTGCTTGGTATGCGTCAGGTATTTAGCAATGGCGGAATACAGCGTCATATGTGGGTCCATAGTCCACATGCCAACGATGGGGCTTATGTATCCTTTGAATTTAACGTTGAAGTTGTCGACGTACCAGAGGGAAATGTATATCTCGCTATCGAGCAGGCCAATAGATTTACGGTCACACTGAACGGAAGCGTAGTGAACAATTCTGCCGAAGGCTGGTTTCTGGACCGTAGCATAGACAAGCTTCTTCTGCCGCGGCTTAAGCTGGGTCATAATACATTGACGATTAGCTGTTCTTACATGAATGATATGGAGGTCGAGGACTGTTATTTGATTGGGGATTTCGGAGTCTCTGTTGATCGACGAATTGTGAAGGAGAATGAAACGCTGCGCTTTGGCGATTGGTGCCTGCAGGGATATCTGCACTACTGTGGAAGCATTGTCTACCATTTGGAGTATAACCATGTGATTCATCAAGAAGAGAATGAAGCCGTCCTTCTAGAGCTTGGAGAATATAATGCGGTCACTGTCGATGTCCGTATCAACGGGCAACACGCGGGACATATCCCATGGTCGGCAGTCAAACGTCTCGATGTTAGCAAGCTGCTTGTCCCTGGATTAAATAAGATAGACATTGAGGTCGTTGGAAGTCCAAGGAATATGCTTGGGCCGTTGCATCAGGCAGGGACCCAATACAACTGGAAGGAATGGTGGGATTATCGTCGTACAGGTCAGGAATATACGCCTGAATACGTAGTTACCCCATATGGTTTGAATGGACAAGTGCATATATATCGTCAGAAGAAAGGCTAA
- a CDS encoding response regulator produces MGSLLIIDDELDILESLQEMFLYEVSVDIDVYTANSAKKAIQLLDKMRFDVVLTDIRMPGMNGVELFKVIKENWPQCKVIFLTGYKEFDYLYEINDYKDVRYLLKSEDDSVIIKTVLDAFDDIQKMIEQEYSALAVNLEMDKAQMWLRKEFLNQLIYNKSIREVQQKQFDDLKIPLKSDTSMLVFLFHLDNFGIEDFIVEEFYLYQNVIHIVHHFMSDQIQVHVHLVTNGYGILMLQPQITTDSLTDLQWERMFNLSFGALEYIQENFSKTVNKSISFVASSIPCSLQDLHLHYERLKKLAISRLGVSEQMIVKEEVREQEASENPHGPVNLRPQIQLLETYLEMRKPLPFFDTLDILLCSPEKVHNKYYDATLALYYNIAITLLNFINENNLTAAIAEKISLDKLTTADRHASPENSLTYLYDISNNIFEILGSEARNRTNEALQKVQAYIENNLNEDLTLNRLAEIGCFNASYLSRIFKQTYGCNLSDYIGKGRVELAKRLLRTSNERINEISRKVGYISAHSFTRVFKHITGMTPIEYRDKYGEFR; encoded by the coding sequence ATGGGAAGCCTGCTGATTATAGATGATGAGTTAGACATTCTGGAGTCCCTTCAGGAAATGTTTCTTTACGAAGTATCTGTCGATATTGATGTATACACTGCCAATTCTGCAAAAAAGGCAATACAATTGCTGGATAAAATGAGATTTGATGTTGTTTTAACTGACATTAGAATGCCTGGAATGAATGGCGTTGAACTTTTCAAGGTCATAAAAGAGAATTGGCCGCAATGCAAAGTCATTTTTTTGACAGGTTACAAAGAATTCGATTACTTATACGAAATAAACGACTATAAAGATGTCCGCTACCTATTAAAAAGCGAGGACGACAGTGTCATCATTAAAACAGTTCTAGATGCTTTTGATGATATACAAAAAATGATCGAGCAGGAATATTCCGCATTAGCGGTCAACCTTGAGATGGATAAGGCTCAGATGTGGCTTAGAAAAGAATTCCTAAATCAACTCATATACAATAAAAGCATTCGTGAAGTCCAGCAGAAACAGTTCGATGACTTAAAAATCCCACTTAAGAGCGATACCTCCATGCTGGTGTTCCTCTTTCACCTGGATAATTTTGGTATCGAAGATTTCATAGTTGAAGAATTTTATTTATATCAAAATGTCATTCATATCGTACACCATTTCATGTCTGATCAGATTCAAGTTCATGTTCATCTCGTAACAAACGGATACGGTATTTTAATGTTGCAACCTCAAATCACAACTGATTCATTGACGGATTTACAGTGGGAGCGCATGTTTAATCTTTCCTTCGGGGCATTAGAATATATACAGGAGAATTTCAGTAAGACTGTAAACAAGAGTATCTCATTTGTAGCCAGCTCAATTCCATGTTCTTTACAGGATCTACATCTACATTATGAAAGACTAAAGAAACTTGCAATCTCAAGACTTGGCGTGAGTGAACAAATGATTGTAAAAGAGGAGGTCAGAGAACAAGAAGCGTCTGAGAATCCACATGGTCCAGTTAATTTACGTCCTCAAATCCAACTGCTGGAGACCTATTTGGAAATGAGAAAGCCACTTCCCTTTTTTGATACATTAGATATTCTTTTGTGTTCTCCCGAAAAGGTCCATAACAAGTATTATGATGCTACCTTAGCACTTTATTATAATATTGCAATTACTCTACTTAATTTTATCAATGAGAACAATCTAACTGCAGCTATCGCTGAGAAGATCAGTCTTGATAAATTAACAACTGCAGACAGGCATGCATCACCGGAGAATTCATTAACCTATTTATATGATATCTCCAACAACATTTTTGAAATCCTAGGCAGCGAAGCAAGGAACCGGACGAATGAGGCTCTGCAGAAAGTACAAGCTTATATTGAAAACAATTTAAATGAAGATTTGACCTTGAATAGACTTGCTGAAATAGGCTGCTTTAACGCTTCTTATCTGTCCCGAATTTTTAAACAGACTTACGGCTGTAATCTATCTGATTATATCGGAAAAGGACGTGTAGAACTGGCAAAACGACTTCTGCGTACCAGCAACGAACGAATTAATGAGATATCAAGAAAAGTAGGCTATATATCCGCACATTCTTTTACAAGAGTCTTTAAGCATATTACCGGCATGACGCCAATCGAATATAGGGATAAATACGGTGAATTTAGATGA
- a CDS encoding family 78 glycoside hydrolase catalytic domain: protein MSMLQPYALTIKNYYSTVGIDTGYPIFAWQLSSQFQEQKQTHYRIVVAQDENSLAKENNLLWDSEQVASEEQLGVMYNGLPLQSTAKYVWKVAVWNPEGSFCWSEPHTFVTGYLDNKEWNAEWIGSGKATPFYARYSFELNKKVKYAFALVSGLGHFNHYMNGSKVGDHEIDPGWTNYQKSVQYVGFDITTHLQSGSNVIGLHLGNGFFAGDSGGRHFYTMDKGYEPYGSQLMVIGEWHIEFEDGSRSILRTDAEGWKVRESATRLANVYGSENFDARIYPHGYYTPGFDDSEWQKSKVLKPPVGKLVNQSQPPVKVKRVYETLSITEPLPGVYVFDLGQNMAGMFEIYASGPAGSKVTIKPGELMREDGTIATPWDIVTYSEFTLAGTGEVEVWKPDFSYFGARWLQIEGCTRDEADKSKPFIHDIKGHFVTSASKDAGTLTTDDSRIEKLAFIITKAIESNLQSVHSDCPTIEKLGWLEASGLMGPSIMYVKQAEELFLKIVRDMMEAQTSDGLIPDIAPEYSLFADGFRDSIAWGISLLAVPNLLLERYDNVTAIEEAYPAMKRYMDYLKTKEIHNGLIGHGLGDWGIQPQTGGDYIENVETAFYYEGYRLMAKFANMLNLVDDYKHYKAEAERIKNNYNRLLLTSSPDDSLKYAYHKLGGSFDPMNQVIQAIPLAFELVPEENLKDVELALFHTVSSRQLHSGEIGLRYLFLALSRMKRNDIIMDMMMQPEHPSYIRFVERGETSLPEFWNDDARSRNHDMMGHILEWMYRELLGIKSACKAFKEINIAPFKSERVKHIKGVHHSVRGEIGVEFAHSDEEIMLNVEIPANTTATLHIPLLKSESQLLENGELVPYDEVSEDTQVYARLKIGSGSYRFVNRL, encoded by the coding sequence ATGAGTATGCTACAACCTTATGCATTGACCATTAAAAACTACTACTCCACAGTGGGTATTGACACAGGATATCCGATCTTTGCATGGCAGTTGAGCAGTCAATTTCAGGAACAGAAGCAAACCCATTATAGAATTGTTGTAGCGCAGGATGAAAATTCTTTGGCAAAAGAAAATAACTTGCTATGGGATAGTGAACAGGTCGCCTCCGAAGAACAACTGGGAGTAATGTATAATGGACTACCGCTGCAAAGTACTGCGAAATATGTATGGAAGGTCGCGGTGTGGAATCCGGAAGGAAGCTTCTGCTGGAGCGAGCCGCATACCTTTGTTACCGGATATCTGGATAATAAAGAATGGAATGCTGAATGGATAGGAAGTGGAAAAGCAACGCCTTTCTATGCTCGTTATAGCTTTGAACTGAATAAGAAAGTGAAGTATGCGTTTGCTCTAGTATCGGGTCTTGGACATTTTAATCACTATATGAATGGCAGTAAGGTCGGTGATCACGAGATAGATCCAGGATGGACAAATTATCAAAAATCCGTTCAGTATGTCGGGTTTGATATAACTACACATTTGCAGTCGGGTAGCAATGTTATCGGCTTACATCTCGGGAATGGTTTTTTCGCTGGCGATAGCGGGGGGCGCCACTTTTACACGATGGATAAAGGATATGAGCCTTATGGAAGCCAGCTTATGGTAATTGGCGAGTGGCATATAGAATTCGAAGATGGAAGTCGGTCTATTCTCCGAACGGATGCTGAAGGTTGGAAGGTACGTGAGAGTGCAACAAGGCTGGCCAATGTGTATGGCTCTGAAAACTTCGATGCGCGGATATATCCACATGGATATTATACTCCGGGATTTGATGACAGCGAGTGGCAGAAGTCAAAGGTCCTGAAGCCACCAGTGGGCAAACTGGTCAATCAGAGCCAACCGCCCGTGAAGGTTAAGCGAGTTTATGAAACATTGTCTATCACTGAACCGCTGCCTGGTGTTTACGTGTTCGATCTGGGCCAGAATATGGCGGGGATGTTTGAAATATACGCCAGCGGTCCAGCGGGTAGCAAGGTGACCATCAAACCGGGTGAACTGATGAGAGAAGATGGAACCATCGCTACGCCATGGGATATTGTGACTTATTCTGAATTTACACTTGCCGGAACAGGGGAAGTGGAGGTCTGGAAGCCAGATTTCTCCTACTTCGGTGCGCGATGGTTGCAAATTGAGGGTTGCACTCGCGACGAAGCCGACAAGAGTAAGCCATTTATTCATGATATCAAAGGACACTTTGTCACCTCGGCTTCCAAGGATGCAGGTACACTAACAACAGATGATTCACGAATAGAAAAGCTTGCATTCATTATCACTAAGGCCATTGAGAGCAATCTGCAAAGTGTGCATTCAGATTGTCCAACGATTGAGAAGCTTGGTTGGCTGGAGGCCTCAGGACTAATGGGTCCTTCAATCATGTATGTTAAACAGGCAGAAGAGCTCTTTCTGAAAATTGTGAGAGATATGATGGAAGCGCAGACTAGTGATGGTTTGATTCCGGATATTGCGCCTGAATATTCACTCTTTGCTGATGGATTTCGGGATTCAATCGCATGGGGAATTTCACTCCTAGCGGTGCCTAATTTATTGCTCGAAAGATACGATAACGTTACCGCTATTGAAGAGGCTTACCCGGCAATGAAGCGTTACATGGATTATCTAAAAACAAAAGAAATCCATAATGGCCTGATCGGCCACGGGTTAGGGGACTGGGGAATTCAGCCTCAGACAGGCGGTGATTATATAGAAAATGTGGAAACCGCATTTTATTATGAAGGCTATCGTTTAATGGCTAAATTTGCTAATATGCTAAACCTTGTGGATGATTATAAACATTATAAGGCAGAAGCAGAGAGAATTAAAAATAATTATAATAGATTACTCTTAACTTCTTCACCAGACGATAGTTTGAAATATGCGTATCATAAGCTTGGCGGTTCGTTTGATCCAATGAACCAGGTGATTCAGGCTATTCCTCTAGCTTTCGAGCTTGTGCCTGAAGAGAACCTAAAGGATGTTGAGCTTGCTCTATTCCATACCGTTTCATCACGGCAGTTGCATTCCGGTGAAATTGGTTTGAGATACTTGTTTTTAGCACTTTCCCGTATGAAACGTAACGACATTATTATGGATATGATGATGCAGCCGGAGCATCCAAGCTATATTCGCTTTGTTGAACGTGGAGAAACGTCGTTACCAGAGTTCTGGAATGACGATGCTCGATCCCGAAATCACGATATGATGGGGCATATTCTGGAATGGATGTATAGGGAACTCTTGGGTATTAAGTCCGCTTGTAAAGCTTTTAAGGAGATTAATATTGCTCCATTTAAAAGTGAACGTGTGAAGCATATTAAGGGTGTCCATCATTCTGTACGTGGAGAGATTGGAGTTGAATTTGCTCATTCTGATGAGGAAATCATGCTTAATGTGGAGATACCGGCCAATACGACAGCTACATTACACATTCCTCTTCTAAAAAGTGAGTCTCAGTTGCTAGAGAATGGTGAACTAGTCCCCTATGATGAAGTTTCAGAGGATACACAGGTTTATGCGCGGCTAAAAATTGGTTCTGGCAGTTACCGATTCGTAAACAGGCTCTAG
- a CDS encoding ABC transporter permease subunit: MLNIDKKRQRMFHLMLLLPVLVLFVFSYLPIFGIIIAFQDYQPGLGMLKSQWVGLENFKTIALLPDFMPALRNTLIIAVFKIIGNMIFPVVFALMLNELRIKWFKKTVQTVTYLPYFLSWVVLGGILMDFLSQGNTAGDAGFMNTFLMNIGLVDSPINFLGNKHMFPGTVIISDVWKNFGYNTIVYLAALTSINPSLYEASSIDGAGRWKQTWNVTIPGIAPIIILMTVLSIGNILNAGFEQIFVMYSPSVYATGDIIDTLVYRLGLVNQQFSLSAAVGLFKSVISGILIVVSFKMADRYAGYRVF; encoded by the coding sequence ATGTTAAATATTGATAAAAAGAGACAACGAATGTTTCACCTAATGCTTTTGCTTCCAGTCCTAGTCTTATTCGTCTTCAGCTATCTTCCAATATTCGGGATTATCATAGCCTTTCAAGACTACCAGCCTGGTTTGGGAATGCTGAAATCTCAATGGGTAGGACTTGAGAATTTTAAAACGATAGCATTACTGCCTGACTTTATGCCTGCCCTTAGAAATACGCTCATAATCGCGGTTTTTAAGATTATAGGCAATATGATATTTCCGGTTGTTTTTGCCCTGATGTTAAATGAACTGAGAATCAAATGGTTTAAAAAAACAGTGCAGACCGTCACCTACTTACCATATTTTCTTTCATGGGTAGTGTTGGGGGGGATATTAATGGACTTCTTATCTCAAGGCAATACGGCAGGTGATGCCGGATTTATGAATACCTTTCTAATGAACATCGGGTTAGTTGATTCACCAATAAATTTCCTCGGCAATAAGCATATGTTCCCTGGTACGGTAATTATCAGTGATGTTTGGAAGAACTTTGGTTACAATACCATTGTTTATTTAGCTGCGTTGACTAGCATCAATCCCAGTTTATATGAAGCTTCTTCTATTGATGGGGCAGGTAGATGGAAACAGACATGGAATGTCACCATACCAGGTATTGCCCCAATCATAATTCTGATGACAGTGCTATCTATAGGTAACATTTTGAACGCAGGATTTGAACAGATCTTTGTTATGTATAGTCCTTCTGTATATGCCACGGGAGACATCATAGATACCCTTGTTTATAGACTTGGTTTGGTAAACCAGCAATTTTCATTATCAGCTGCAGTAGGATTATTCAAGTCAGTTATTTCTGGCATACTTATCGTAGTTTCATTTAAAATGGCAGATCGATATGCTGGCTACCGTGTGTTTTAA
- a CDS encoding AraC family transcriptional regulator, whose product MNDEKMTLPFRLIEPPPESHFFPLYLYSVGSHHQYRHSKPLGFPVYQFFLVRSGTGLFRDLTSGEEWKLEPGHAFLFPADRGHEYFPLSHEPWHVSFIGFFGSIADSFLEGIGLKIATPFYPKRFEECWEEVGNIWRAVDNPCSTSQEEAYMQSISVSLFRFLLNLRVAEQSKEAFQIPSVEVSHNEVLQKALRLMNQHFTEPLLISNLARAVGYSVQHFQLLFQQEYGVTPNKYLQNLRLERAMQLIKESPSLPIQEVAQNLGMEPSYLIRLFRKTYGQTPGEIRKKTLNLVDK is encoded by the coding sequence ATGAATGACGAAAAAATGACGCTACCCTTTCGTTTAATTGAACCTCCCCCAGAATCTCATTTTTTTCCGTTATATCTTTATTCCGTCGGGAGTCATCATCAATACCGTCATTCCAAGCCACTCGGCTTTCCTGTGTATCAATTTTTCTTGGTTCGCAGCGGAACAGGACTGTTTCGGGATCTGACTTCCGGTGAAGAATGGAAGCTTGAACCGGGACATGCATTCTTATTCCCGGCGGACAGGGGACATGAGTACTTCCCCCTTTCTCATGAACCATGGCATGTAAGCTTTATCGGTTTCTTCGGCAGTATAGCCGATAGCTTTCTAGAGGGAATTGGTCTTAAAATCGCCACCCCATTTTATCCTAAAAGATTTGAGGAATGTTGGGAGGAGGTTGGGAACATATGGCGGGCTGTAGATAATCCTTGTTCCACTTCCCAGGAGGAGGCGTATATGCAAAGCATTTCAGTATCGCTTTTCCGCTTTCTCTTAAATCTCCGTGTAGCTGAACAGTCTAAAGAGGCTTTTCAAATACCATCGGTTGAGGTTAGCCACAATGAGGTGCTGCAAAAAGCGCTTAGGCTAATGAATCAGCACTTTACTGAGCCGCTATTGATCTCAAATCTTGCAAGAGCTGTAGGATACTCAGTACAGCATTTCCAGCTCTTATTCCAGCAGGAATATGGGGTTACCCCCAATAAGTATTTGCAGAATCTGCGTCTCGAACGTGCAATGCAGTTAATTAAAGAAAGCCCATCCTTGCCGATACAAGAAGTTGCTCAGAATTTAGGTATGGAGCCAAGTTATTTAATTAGATTATTCCGCAAAACCTATGGACAAACTCCAGGCGAAATTCGCAAAAAAACCTTAAACCTAGTGGACAAGTAA